In Humulus lupulus chromosome 6, drHumLupu1.1, whole genome shotgun sequence, a single genomic region encodes these proteins:
- the LOC133785819 gene encoding uncharacterized protein LOC133785819 has translation MDTSSATTDNSDDGNKMHLWGGIGIGILIVFLVAFLFYLFIKKLLPTLRKRQSPLYNITKGVLKEEKTMLRKFQLEEVVRATNNFSRECLLGSGAFGNVYKGTFDVQATLAIKRPHTHSYKSVEEFRNEVRLLSKVKHRNQSNQAGTSTAPAKNANTTNQNQTTNGNGNKKNQNGGKQNNNSNCHNNNDNKRAKTNDNPREYIPCFTTYSTLLGS, from the exons ATGGATACTTCATCAGCAACAACTGATAATTCTGATGATGGTAATAAGATGCATTTATGGGGAGGAATCGGTATTGGCATTTTGATTGTGTTTTTGGTTGCCTTCTTGTTCTACCTTTTCATAAAAAAGCTACTCCCAACTCTAAGAAAACGCCAATCACCCCTCTACAACATCACAAAAG GAGTACTGAAAGAAGAGAAGACAATGCTAAGGAAGTTTCAGTTGGAGGAAGTTGTGAGGGCAACCAATAATTTCAGCAGAGAATGCTTGTTGGGTTCTGGTGCTTTTGGGAATGTATATAAAGGCACTTTTGATGTTCAAGCAACTCTGGCCATTAAGAGACCCCATACACACTCATATAAGAGTGTTGAAGAGTTCAGAAATG AGGTGAGACTACTTTCGAAAGTAAAACATAGGAACCAATCAAACCAAGCTGGAACAAGTACTGCACCAGCAAAAAACGCTAATACAACTAACCAGAACCAAACAACCAATGGCAATGGTAACAAGAAAAATCAGAATGGTGGCAAACAAAATAACAATTCCAATTGTCATAATAACAATGACAATAAACGGGCAAAGACCAATGATAACCCACGAGAATACATTCCTTGTTTTACCACCTACTCTACCCTCTTAGGGTCATGA